One Lycium barbarum isolate Lr01 chromosome 5, ASM1917538v2, whole genome shotgun sequence genomic window carries:
- the LOC132642440 gene encoding uncharacterized protein LOC132642440: MADGWSDRKQRTLINFLVNSPYGTVFMESIDSSSFVKTGEKLCELLDRYVERVGEQNVVQVISDNGSNFVLAGQLLQRKRRHIYWTLCAAHCIDLMLEDIGKIPNIKKTLQRAIALVGFIYGHSGVLNMMRDFTKNKELVKCGITRFATSFLTLQRLHCQKTNLRAMFTSDKWMISRWSKLPKGQSVAHTVLMTTFWNQVVYILKIMGPLVKVLRLADNEKKPAMGYIYEAMDRVKEAIAKAFEGNIAKYKDIFKIIDERWQCQLHHPLHAAGHYLNPEFFYQNPAIENCTEATDGLYACIEKLVPSTEVQDKIMSEIPLYTKAEQQFGLPIAKRSRTTRSPVEWWNLYGNSAPHLQKLAIRILGLTASAARCERNWSVFEHIHTTKKGTDWSTKD; this comes from the exons ATGGCAGATGGATGGTCAGATAGAAAACAAAGAACTTTGATAAACTTTTTGGTGAATTCTCCGTATGGAACAGTGTTCATGGAGTCGATAGATTCTTCCTCATTTGTTAAGACTGGagagaagttatgtgaattgctTGATAGATACGTGGAGCGCGTTGGAGAGCAGAATGTGGTTCAGGTTATAAGTGATAATGGCAGCAACTTTGTGTTGGCTG GTCAGCTCTTACAGAGAAAAAGAAGACACATATATTGGACTCTGTGTGCAGCCCATTGTATAGATCTTATGTTAGAAGACATCGGGAAGATTCCAAACATTAAGAAGACCCTTCAAAGAGCAATCGCCCTTGTCGGTTTCATTTATGGGCACTCAGGAGTCTTaaatatgatgagagatttcacAAAAAATAAAGAGTTGGTGAAATGTGGGATTACTCGATTTGCAACAAGTTTTTTGACTTTGCAACGATTGCATTGTCAAAAAACTAATTTGCGAGCAATGTTTACATCTGACAAATGGATGATTAGTAGATGGTCTAAGTTACCAAAGGGACAATCTGTAGCTCATACCGTCTTGATGACAACATTCTGGAACCAGGTTGTGTATATTTTGAAAATCATGGGGCCTCTTGTTAAAGTGTTGCGATTAGCTGATAATGAGAAAAAACCCGCAATGGGGTACATTTATGAAGCCATGGATAGAGTTAAGGAGGCTATTGCAAAGGCATTTGAAGGGAATATTGCAAAGTACAAAGATATCTTTAAGATTATTGATGAAAGATGGCAATGCCAATTGCATCATCCATTACATGCAGCTGGGCATTATCTAAATCCAGAGTTCTTCTATCAAAATCCAGCTATTGAAAATTGTACAGAAGCAACAGATGGGTTGTATGCTTGTATTGAAAAATTGGTTCCAAGCACTGAAGTTCAAGACAAGATTATGTCGGAGATACCACTGTACACTAAAGCTGAACAACAATTTGGCCTTCCGATTGCAAAAAGATCTAGAACAACAAGATCTCCTG TTGAATGGTGGAATTTATATGGTAATTCGGCTCCTcatctccaaaaattagctattAGAATTTTGGGTTTAACGGCTAGTGCTGCTCGATGCGAGCGTAATTGGAGCGTATTTGAGCAT ATCCATACCACAAAAAAAGGAACAGACTGGAGCACCAAAGATTGA
- the LOC132642441 gene encoding uncharacterized protein LOC132642441, which produces MPRMIKWLSAKLSRKANSNSTNIDPLVQTRKEMQNQIVHPFLFPTNIEKRKDYIQDITPFEDGPDPNIDVLKAELAHVTTIKLDIVGGDESLERAGGEESVVRDYGVDQRVTTQTISPHMDFNNRRSFGGVGGGDSYAADLGMDVDTPGVTKTTGVNISKVSCCCECKKCCHKHNALLEALNSLSVKLENQQPKRNRFPSYVMRSPYTPELRRRLAINTKDKNGRTKNKLRVDLYKPLATEKIEAFKDFLSKKEEERRMYLSDELNYQDLENMTDPNFSFECKVTSLIFFFFYIF; this is translated from the exons ATGCCAAGAATGATTAAATGGTTGTCTGCAAAACTATCGAGAAAGGCTAATTCTAACTCGACAAATATTGATCCTCTTGTTCAGACAAGAAAAGAG ATGCAAAATCAGATTGTGCACCCTTTTCTTTTTCCAACAAACATAGAGAAAAGGAAGGATTATATTCAAGATATTACGCCTTTTGAAGATGGTCCGGATCCAAacattgatgttttaaaagctGAGTTGGCACATGTAACAACTATAAAACTAGATATAGTTGGTGGTGATGAGAGTCTTGAGAGAGCTGGTGGCGAGGAGAGTGTTGTGAGAGATTATGGTGTTGATCAGAGAGTTACTACCCAAACCATTAGTCCACACATGGACTTTAATAATCGTAGATCTTTTGGTGGAGTAGGAGGAGGAGACTCGTATGCAGCCGATCTTGGTATGGACGTAGATACTCCTGGAGTGACAAAAACAACAGGTGTGAATATCTCCAAGGTCTCTTGTTGCTGCGAATGCAAAAAATGTTGTCATAAGCATAATGCTCTTTTGGAGGCACTAAATTCATTGTCAGTGAAGTTGGAAAATCAGCAGCCAAAGAGGAATAGATTTCCGAGCTACGTAATGCGATCTCCTTATACTCCCGAATTAAGGAGAAGgttggccataaataccaaagACAAGAATGGGAGGACGAAAAATAAATTAAGGGTGGATCTATACAAACCTCTTGCGACGGAGAAGATAGAAGCCTTTAAAGACTTCCTTAGtaagaaggaagaagaaagaagaatgtACCTAAGTGATGAATTGAATTACCAAGACTTGGAGAACATGACTGATCCAAATTTCTCGTTTGAGTGCAAGGTAAcatcactaatttttttttttttttacatattttaa
- the LOC132639378 gene encoding uncharacterized protein LOC132639378, translating into MIRGTPAHGYAVLDAYSYMLRNVNEGSKTSLKVDDKGRFKYFFVSYGSWIRGFVHMRKVLAVDGTFLKGPYEGVLLSAVAQDTENHIFPVAFCVLDKECDASYEYFFEKLLDIVPNTTELCIISDRHPSIGKMVSKIYSEVHHGCCTRHLAENARKEFHCRDFLGHFYHATKAYRRDLFNDHFEEINISMHKSSIILRMLAFINGVEHTSQETGKLSYWFKFKYYRSTTIIAVVKTTATVVGTTSTVVLATVVVVGQLKRFVPVTAIVVGSLQYDVLTSNIAESVNSMFNIEREFPITALFDAISRRWSEIFHERRMSYVNLTTIFVPSAEKKIMTNKNLGNKLLVHRIDEDMFTITGESGVSMIDLRRKTCSCREFDLDKIPCSHAMATLRSKFGDEYGKMIYEYSSSYYKVESYVLLYTDPIFPVPAEEFWNAPPKILQRQIPPPEKKTKRGRKRMKRVPGVVEGFSKMNCRTTKAIAGTTTAVVEQLIELVEQLLCQTTIAVHGQLLQLWDNCCSCPTTPVAAIVVEEL; encoded by the exons ATGATAAGAGGGACACCTGCCCACGGGTATGCAGTTCTAGATGCTTACAGTTATATGCTTCGGAATGTAAATGAAGGAAGCAAGACATCGCTGAAAGTTGATGACAAAGGGAGGTTCAAATATTTCTTTGTATCCTATGGATCTTGGATTAGGGGATTTGTGCATATGAGAAAAGTGTTAGCCGTTGACGGGACATTCTTAAAGGGGCCTTACGAGGGAGTTTTGCTATCTGCTGTGGCACAAGATACAGAAAATCATATTTTTCCTGTTGCATTTTGTGTACTAGATAAGGAGTGTGATGCTTCATATGAATACTTTTTTGAGAAATTGCTAGACATAGTCCCCAATACTACGGAGTTGTGCATCATTTCTGATAGGCATCCAAGCATAGGAAAAATGGTATCAAAGATTTACTCTGAAGTACACCACGGATGTTGCACGAGGCATCTTGCTGAAAATGCAAGAAAAGAATTTCATTGTAGGGATTTTCTTGGACATTTTTATCATGCAACTAAAGCATACCGTAGAGATCTGTTCAATGACCATTTTGAAGAAATCAATATATCAATGCACAAGTCGTCGATTATCTTGAGAATGTTGGCTTTCATAAATGGAGTAGAGCATACTTCCCAGGAAACAGGTAAACTATCTTACTGGTTCAAATTTAAATATTACAGGTCCACAACAATTATTGCAGTTGTTAAAACAACTGCAACAGTTGTTGGAACAACTTCAACAGTTGTTCTAGCAACTGTAGTAGTTGTGGGACAACTAAAGAGATTTGTTCCAGTAACTGCAATAGTTGTTGGGAGCCTGCA GTATGATGTGTTGACGTCAAACATTGCTGAGTCTGTTAACTCAATGTTTAATATAGAAAGAGAATTCCCCATTACTGCCCTATTCGATGCTATAAGTAGGAGGTGGTCAGAAATATTTCATGAGAGGCGGATGTCATACGTCAACTTAACAACTATCTTTGTCCCATCAGCTGAAAAGAAAATAATGACTAACAAGAATTTGGGAAATAAGTTATTAGTCCATCGAATAGATGAAGACATGTTCACCATTACTGGGGAAAGTGGGGTCTCAATGATTGATCTACGAAGAAAAACATGTTCGTGTCGAGAGTTTGACTTGGACAAAATACCATGTTCACATGCTATGGCAACGCTTAGAAGTAAATTCGGAGATGAATATGGAAAGATGATTTATGAATACTCTTCTTCGTATTATAAGGTAGAGTCATACGTGCTTTTATATACAGACCCAATTTTTCCAGTACCAGCTGAAGAATTTTGGAATGCTCCTCCGAAGATTTTACAAAGACAAATACCTCCACCTGAAAAGAAAACCAAACGGGGAAGGAAACGAATGAAGCGGGTACCTGGAGTTGTGGAAGGATTTTCAAAGATGAA TTGTCGTACAACTAAAGCAATTGCTGGGACAACTACTGCAGTTGTCGAACAACTGATTGAGTTGGTGGAACAACTTCT TTGCCAAACAACTATTGCAGTTCATGGACAACTGTTGCAGTTGTGGGACAACTGTTGTAGTTGTCCTACAACTCCAGTAGCTGCTATAGTTGTTGAAGAACTTTAA